The Alkalihalobacillus sp. TS-13 genomic interval TGTGTATAGCGTTGAACCGATTCACTCTCTGTAATCTCAAAAACAATTTGGGAGGGATCAATATGTTCATGGTCTTGTAAAATGTCATCCACATCATCGATAAAATGTTCATGCGCGATCGTTTGCGGTGTGACATTGATGAAAATCGCATCCCCTCCCCTCATTTTTTGGAGGGCTTTTTTAATAACCAGCATTTCTAATGGATAGAGCATATTTGTCTGCCTCGCCATACTGAATAGCTGTAAGGGATGTTCATAGACCGTGTTTTCCGGACCTCTGGTCAATACCTCCCAGGCCATCACGTCTAATTCATGGACATTGACGATCGGCTGCGAGTATAAGGTTATATTTTCTTTTTGAATGATTTCTTTAATCACATGAACCATATGATTATATTTTGCCCCGACACCTTTTTTCGCCATGACCAGCGCTTTTTGATAAGCATTCAAAAAAGATTGGAACGGTTGATCGGTATGTGCGTCCATAACCATATAACCGGTTTGGAAGCTTTCCTCGTCCTCTTTTTTGTACGCAAAAAAATGTTCATTGATATTTGCTTTGATGCTTTCTATGTATTTCTCGATTACATGGATGACATTTTTATCTTGCTGTATGGAAAGAAGCAGTACGATATCATCTCCCCAATATTGCTGCAAAAATAAGATTTCATCATCCTTCGCCGTTTCACAAACAACCTTTTTGAATAACCGTCTCACATCTTTCTCGAACTGTTGGACATAAGTTAAACCAAACTGTTCAATCTGATGCTTATAGGTTTGTACATCGAACACAACGACGACATGCGTACGATTGCTGCGGTATGATTTTTTTAAGATCGGTGTTACAGGATTACGCAACCAGAAGTGTGGTGGAAAAAACCGCAAATTCTGGTTCGTAGCAAACAGGTGCTTCCAAAATAGAAGCAAATCCTTATGTTGATTATGCAAAATTTATCACCTCAGAGGTTGCACCATAGTCATTTTAGTGTACCATAAATATTAGAAAATTCTAACTTTCGATGAAATATTTTTCTATTCGACATTTCCTTGTTATCATAATAAGAGCAATATGTCATACGAATGATTGTCCTAGGAGACTTATTATTAGGGCATAAATATAAAAAAACAGGGGGACGACGATGGATCGTGAATTAGCTTTAGAAATTGTACGTGTAACAGAGTCAGCTGCAATCGCTTCGGCACAGTGGATGGGACGAGGCTTGAAAAATGAAGCAGACCATGCTGCTACTACAGCCATGAGGGCAATGTTTGATTCAGTGAACCTCAAAGGGACTGTCGTCATCGGCGAGGGTGAACTTGATGAAGCACCGATGCTATATATTGGCGAAGAAGTCGGTACCGGCCATGGGCCGGAAGTCGATATCGCTGTAGATCCTTTGGAAGGGACGAATATTGTCGCAAAGGGTCATCCGAATGCCATGGCGGTCATCGCCATTGCGGACCGTGGCAGCTTATTGCATGCGCCCGATATGTATATGGAAAAGCTTGTCGTCGGTAAGGCAGCGGCAGGTAAAGTAAGCCTTTCAGACCCGATTGAAAAAATAATCGATGTCGTTGCAGAGGCGAATGACAAGCGACTGCATGATTTCACCGTCATCATCCAGGAACGGCCTAGACATGAAGAACTTGTTGAGCGCATCCGTCAAAAAGGTGCAAGGGTCAAACTTTTCGGAGACGGGGATGTCGGTGCCGCCATCGCTGCAGCTCTACCTAATACTGGGATCGATCTTTTTATTGGAACAGGAGGCGCACCTGAAGGCGTCATTTCTGCAGCCGCAATCAAGTGCCTTGGCGGAGATATGCAAGCACGACTCGTTCCACATAATGATGAAGAACGTGAACGATGCATGCGCATGGGACTTGAAGATCCAACTCAGCACTTACACCTTGATGACCTTGTCCGAGGAGACGATGCAATCTTTGCAGCAACAGGAGTAAGCAGCGGTGAACTTTTGGAAGGCGTCCGATTCCTCTCAGGCGACTATGTCGAAACAGATTCACTTGTCATGAGAG includes:
- the glpX gene encoding class II fructose-bisphosphatase; its protein translation is MDRELALEIVRVTESAAIASAQWMGRGLKNEADHAATTAMRAMFDSVNLKGTVVIGEGELDEAPMLYIGEEVGTGHGPEVDIAVDPLEGTNIVAKGHPNAMAVIAIADRGSLLHAPDMYMEKLVVGKAAAGKVSLSDPIEKIIDVVAEANDKRLHDFTVIIQERPRHEELVERIRQKGARVKLFGDGDVGAAIAAALPNTGIDLFIGTGGAPEGVISAAAIKCLGGDMQARLVPHNDEERERCMRMGLEDPTQHLHLDDLVRGDDAIFAATGVSSGELLEGVRFLSGDYVETDSLVMRAKTKTIRSIKAQHHLDHKPNLVME
- a CDS encoding EAL domain-containing protein, producing MHNQHKDLLLFWKHLFATNQNLRFFPPHFWLRNPVTPILKKSYRSNRTHVVVVFDVQTYKHQIEQFGLTYVQQFEKDVRRLFKKVVCETAKDDEILFLQQYWGDDIVLLLSIQQDKNVIHVIEKYIESIKANINEHFFAYKKEDEESFQTGYMVMDAHTDQPFQSFLNAYQKALVMAKKGVGAKYNHMVHVIKEIIQKENITLYSQPIVNVHELDVMAWEVLTRGPENTVYEHPLQLFSMARQTNMLYPLEMLVIKKALQKMRGGDAIFINVTPQTIAHEHFIDDVDDILQDHEHIDPSQIVFEITESESVQRYTHLTQTIDHLHKRKIRIALDDTGAGYASLNSISFLRPDIIKVDRSLIENINGNKLKESMLQGLIHIAREANAQVVAEGIETAEEASVMKRNGVHMVQGFFYARPRLIPTPSAG